The [Actinobacillus] rossii genome contains a region encoding:
- a CDS encoding transposase, which produces MFYSNNPLIKHKTGLLNLAEELGNISQACKAMGMSRDTFYRYQQAVEQGGVEALLNQTRRVPNIKNRVDEHIEQAVVKFALDFPAYGQVRVSNELRKQGVFVSGGGVRSIWLRHNLANFKQRLNALEKEVAEKGIILNESQIQALERKKEDDISSGEIETAHPGYLGSQDTFYVGNLKGVGRIYQQTFVDTYSKVAFAKLYTMKTAIAAADMLNDKVLPFFEAQGLPMLRILTDRGSEYCGKVENHDYELYLAINDIEHTKTKVKHPQTNGICERFHKTILQEFYQVAFRKKIYTDLATLQADLDEWLMYYNHHRTHQGKMCCGRTPMATLLDGKGIWAEKNLSSN; this is translated from the coding sequence ATGTTTTATTCTAACAATCCGCTCATTAAACACAAGACCGGTTTACTCAATTTAGCAGAAGAACTCGGAAACATTTCTCAAGCTTGCAAAGCGATGGGGATGAGCCGAGATACATTCTATCGCTATCAACAAGCCGTAGAGCAAGGCGGTGTTGAAGCATTACTTAATCAAACTCGTCGGGTACCGAATATCAAAAATAGAGTAGACGAGCACATTGAGCAAGCTGTTGTAAAATTTGCTCTAGATTTTCCAGCTTACGGACAAGTTCGAGTGAGTAACGAACTTCGCAAGCAAGGTGTGTTTGTTTCAGGCGGTGGTGTTCGTTCCATTTGGCTACGTCATAATCTTGCTAACTTTAAACAGCGTTTAAATGCACTAGAGAAAGAAGTAGCTGAGAAAGGCATTATTCTAAATGAAAGTCAAATTCAAGCCCTAGAACGTAAGAAAGAGGATGATATATCGAGTGGAGAAATTGAAACCGCTCATCCGGGCTATTTAGGTTCACAAGATACCTTTTATGTAGGTAATTTAAAAGGTGTTGGACGCATTTATCAGCAAACATTTGTTGATACTTATAGTAAGGTTGCTTTTGCAAAGCTCTACACAATGAAAACCGCAATTGCCGCTGCAGATATGCTCAATGATAAAGTCCTGCCGTTCTTTGAAGCCCAAGGATTACCGATGTTGCGTATTCTCACCGACCGTGGTAGTGAATATTGTGGCAAGGTGGAAAATCATGATTATGAGCTTTATTTAGCGATAAATGACATAGAGCATACTAAAACGAAAGTGAAGCATCCACAGACGAATGGTATCTGTGAACGTTTTCATAAGACTATCTTACAAGAATTTTACCAAGTCGCATTTAGGAAGAAAATATATACGGATTTAGCGACATTACAAGCTGATTTAGATGAGTGGTTAATGTATTATAATCACCATCGAACACATCAAGGAAAAATGTGCTGTGGCAGAACTCCGATGGCAACATTACTTGATGGAAAAGGGATTTGGGCAGAAAAGAATTTAAGCTCAAATTAA
- the obgE gene encoding GTPase ObgE has product MKFIDEALIHVEAGDGGSGCVSFRREKFIPKGGPDGGDGGDGGDVYLIADENLNTLIDYRFEKRFAAQRGENGRSSDCTGKRGRDITLRVPVGTRAIDNDTKEILGDLTKHGAKMLVAKGGYHGLGNTRFKSSVNRAPRQKTLGTPGEKRDLQLELMLLADVGMLGLPNAGKSTFIRAVSAAKPKVADYPFTTIVPSLGVARVGADRSFVIADIPGLIEHASEGAGLGIRFLKHLERCRVLIHLVDIAPIDESDPADNIAIIENELFQYSEKLADKPRWLVFNKIDTMSDEEAQERAKDITERLGFDEDYFLISAATGKNVSDLTNEIMDFIEANPRELEEENKEAEEVKFKWDDYHQQAMVNAIEEDDDDFWDDWSEEDDEGVEIIYERGGN; this is encoded by the coding sequence ATGAAATTTATTGATGAAGCCCTAATTCACGTAGAAGCAGGGGATGGTGGTAGTGGTTGTGTCAGTTTCCGTCGTGAGAAATTTATTCCTAAAGGTGGCCCTGATGGGGGCGATGGTGGTGATGGTGGTGATGTTTATTTAATCGCCGATGAGAATCTCAATACACTCATCGATTATCGTTTTGAGAAACGCTTTGCTGCACAACGTGGAGAAAATGGTCGTAGCTCAGATTGTACTGGTAAACGGGGCCGTGATATTACTTTGCGTGTACCAGTTGGTACGCGTGCTATTGACAACGACACTAAAGAAATCTTAGGCGATTTAACGAAACATGGTGCAAAAATGCTTGTGGCAAAAGGCGGCTATCATGGTTTAGGCAATACGCGTTTTAAATCTTCTGTTAACCGCGCACCTCGTCAGAAAACCTTGGGGACCCCCGGTGAGAAGCGTGATTTACAGTTAGAATTGATGTTACTTGCCGATGTGGGGATGTTAGGTTTACCAAATGCAGGTAAGTCAACCTTTATTCGTGCCGTTTCAGCAGCAAAACCGAAAGTGGCGGATTATCCATTTACGACGATTGTACCAAGTTTAGGTGTAGCACGTGTTGGTGCAGATCGTAGTTTTGTGATTGCAGATATTCCCGGTTTGATTGAACACGCATCCGAAGGCGCGGGTTTAGGTATTCGCTTTTTGAAACATTTAGAACGTTGTCGTGTTCTAATCCATTTAGTGGATATCGCGCCAATTGATGAAAGTGATCCCGCGGATAACATTGCGATTATTGAGAATGAACTGTTTCAATATAGCGAGAAATTAGCTGATAAACCGCGTTGGTTGGTGTTCAACAAAATTGACACAATGAGCGATGAAGAAGCGCAAGAACGCGCTAAAGATATTACAGAACGGTTAGGTTTTGACGAAGACTATTTCTTAATTTCAGCGGCAACGGGTAAAAATGTATCCGACTTGACCAACGAGATTATGGACTTTATTGAAGCAAATCCACGTGAACTGGAAGAAGAAAATAAAGAAGCCGAAGAAGTGAAATTCAAATGGGATGATTATCACCAACAAGCTATGGTAAATGCCATTGAAGAAGACGATGATGATTTCTGGGACGATTGGTCTGAAGAAGACGATGAAGGCGTGGAAATTATTTACGAACGAGGTGGTAATTAA
- the yhbE gene encoding putative transport protein, giving the protein MKQQPLLGFLFALTAAMAWGSLPLALKQVVAIMDAKSIVWYRFVVASFSLFLLLACTHKLPKRCQFNQTYLIWTVVGVLGLAGNFFLFNTSLNYVEPVIAQIFIHISSFGMLILGVLLFKEKLGLHQKIGLVILIIGLILFFNDRFELFLSINASMIGILLSVSAALIWVFYGLAQKVMLRSFSSQQILLLMYLGCALVFTPFVDLAQVQALTPFAWGCFIYCCLNTMIGYGAYAEAINRWDVSKVSVVLTLVPLFTIVFSHIAHALSPEIFANPQLNSLSYLGAFVVVFGASLSAIGHKLFKGKK; this is encoded by the coding sequence ATGAAACAACAGCCTTTATTGGGTTTTCTTTTTGCGCTTACAGCAGCAATGGCATGGGGATCTTTGCCATTAGCTTTGAAACAAGTTGTAGCCATTATGGATGCCAAAAGTATTGTTTGGTATCGTTTTGTCGTTGCCTCGTTTTCTTTGTTTTTATTGCTGGCTTGCACTCATAAACTCCCAAAACGTTGTCAATTTAATCAAACTTATCTTATTTGGACTGTTGTCGGCGTATTGGGGTTGGCAGGAAATTTTTTCTTATTTAATACTTCGTTGAATTATGTTGAACCCGTAATAGCACAGATTTTTATCCATATTTCTTCTTTTGGTATGTTAATTTTAGGTGTGCTGTTGTTTAAGGAGAAATTGGGATTACACCAAAAAATAGGGCTTGTTATTTTAATTATTGGGCTAATATTATTTTTTAATGATCGCTTTGAACTCTTTCTCAGTATTAATGCGAGTATGATCGGTATTTTACTCAGTGTTTCTGCAGCGTTAATTTGGGTATTTTATGGTTTGGCGCAAAAAGTAATGTTACGCTCATTTTCATCTCAACAAATTTTATTGTTGATGTATTTGGGGTGCGCATTAGTATTTACCCCTTTTGTTGATCTTGCCCAAGTACAAGCATTAACGCCTTTTGCTTGGGGATGTTTTATTTATTGTTGTTTGAACACAATGATTGGTTATGGTGCTTATGCTGAAGCCATAAATCGTTGGGACGTATCGAAAGTCAGTGTTGTACTAACGCTTGTCCCTTTGTTTACAATTGTTTTTTCGCATATTGCGCATGCTTTATCCCCTGAAATTTTTGCTAATCCACAGTTAAATTCTCTGAGTTATCTAGGGGCATTTGTGGTAGTATTTGGTGCGAGTTTGTCTGCAATTGGACACAAATTATTTAAAGGTAAAAAATAA
- the rpmA gene encoding 50S ribosomal protein L27 — translation MATKKAGGSTRNGRDSEAKRLGVKRFGGESVLAGSIIVRQRGTKFHAGSNVGMGKDHTLFATADGKVKFEVKGEKSRKYVSIVTE, via the coding sequence ATGGCAACTAAAAAAGCTGGTGGTTCAACTCGTAACGGTCGTGATTCTGAAGCTAAACGCCTTGGTGTTAAACGTTTCGGTGGCGAATCTGTATTAGCAGGTAGCATCATTGTTCGTCAACGTGGTACTAAATTCCACGCAGGTTCAAATGTAGGTATGGGTAAAGACCACACTTTATTTGCAACTGCTGACGGTAAAGTTAAATTTGAAGTGAAAGGCGAAAAAAGCCGTAAATACGTAAGTATTGTAACTGAATAA
- the rplU gene encoding 50S ribosomal protein L21: protein MYAVFQSGGKQHRVSEGQVVRLEKLEVAVGSAVEFDSVLMVVNGEDVKIGAPVVAGAKVVAEVVEQGRGEKVKIVKFRRRKHSRKQQGHRQWFTAVKITGIQA from the coding sequence ATGTACGCAGTTTTCCAAAGTGGCGGTAAACAACACCGTGTGAGCGAAGGTCAAGTTGTTCGTTTAGAAAAACTTGAAGTAGCAGTAGGTTCTGCTGTTGAATTCGATTCAGTGTTGATGGTCGTTAATGGTGAAGATGTTAAAATTGGTGCACCAGTAGTTGCTGGCGCGAAAGTAGTGGCTGAAGTTGTAGAACAAGGTCGTGGCGAGAAAGTTAAAATCGTTAAGTTCCGTCGTCGTAAACACAGCCGTAAACAACAAGGTCATCGTCAGTGGTTCACAGCAGTGAAAATCACTGGGATTCAAGCATAA
- the ispB gene encoding polyprenyl synthetase has protein sequence MTQTTLMDMKTIQALIESDMQKVNVEILAQLNSDVALINQLGFYIIQGGGKRIRPLIALLAARAINYQGDLMPTCAAFIEFIHTASLLHDDVVDESDMRRGRATANAEFGNAASVLVGDFIYTRAFQLVAKLNSLKMLAVMADATNVLAEGEVQQLMNVNDPDTTEENYMKVIYRKTARLFEVSTQAAAIIAGSDENIERALQEYGRYLGTAFQLVDDVLDYSAKAEIIGKNAGDDLAEGKPTLPLLHAMRHGTPEQAKMIRSAIEEGGKREIIDDVLAIMAEHKSLDYAMARAKSEAQKAVDAIQILPESEYKHALISLAYLSVDRTY, from the coding sequence ATGACACAAACAACTTTAATGGATATGAAAACTATCCAAGCACTGATTGAATCCGATATGCAAAAAGTAAACGTGGAGATTTTAGCACAGCTAAATTCTGATGTCGCGTTAATCAATCAACTTGGTTTTTATATTATTCAAGGTGGAGGCAAACGAATTCGTCCACTCATTGCTTTACTCGCTGCTCGAGCAATCAATTACCAAGGCGATTTAATGCCAACCTGTGCGGCGTTTATTGAATTTATTCATACGGCAAGTTTATTGCATGATGACGTTGTCGATGAATCGGATATGCGTCGTGGTCGAGCAACCGCCAATGCCGAATTTGGTAATGCAGCCAGTGTACTGGTCGGTGATTTTATCTATACACGTGCATTCCAATTAGTAGCAAAACTCAATTCTTTAAAAATGCTTGCTGTGATGGCGGATGCGACCAATGTACTCGCAGAAGGGGAAGTTCAACAATTAATGAATGTGAATGATCCTGACACGACAGAAGAAAACTATATGAAAGTCATCTACCGCAAAACAGCGCGACTCTTTGAAGTTTCAACGCAAGCTGCTGCAATTATCGCAGGTTCTGATGAAAACATTGAACGTGCTTTGCAAGAATATGGGCGTTATCTTGGTACTGCATTCCAATTAGTGGATGATGTGTTAGATTACAGTGCAAAAGCAGAAATCATTGGGAAAAATGCTGGGGACGACCTAGCGGAAGGCAAACCAACATTACCGTTACTGCACGCAATGCGACATGGTACGCCAGAACAAGCGAAGATGATCCGCTCAGCCATTGAAGAAGGCGGGAAACGAGAAATTATCGACGATGTACTTGCTATTATGGCAGAACATAAATCCTTAGATTACGCCATGGCGCGTGCGAAAAGCGAAGCCCAAAAAGCCGTTGATGCGATTCAAATATTACCTGAAAGTGAATATAAACACGCATTGATTTCATTAGCTTATTTATCTGTTGATCGGACTTATTAG
- a CDS encoding Uncharacterized BCR, COG1636 — translation MTEIEKMIQSAVNFSEEFKNPSKPRKQKQDPNAPYVRPKLIMPNDHKKLLLHTCCAPCAGEIIAAVMASDVEFTIFFYNPNIHPHKEYLIRKDENKRFADKHNIPFIDADYDRADWFERVKGLEHEPERGARCTKCFDMRLERTALYAHENGFPVIATSLGISRWKNQEQVYDSGRRAANRYDDVIFWDFNWRKDGGSARSDRLRKEERFYKQEYCGCVYSLRDANQWRESRGLGKIEIGKTFYSLDE, via the coding sequence ATGACTGAAATTGAAAAAATGATTCAAAGTGCGGTGAATTTTAGCGAAGAATTTAAAAATCCATCAAAACCACGCAAACAGAAACAAGATCCCAACGCCCCTTATGTACGTCCCAAATTGATTATGCCAAATGATCATAAAAAGCTCTTGTTGCATACTTGCTGCGCCCCTTGCGCAGGGGAAATTATTGCGGCGGTAATGGCGTCTGATGTAGAGTTTACGATTTTCTTTTACAATCCTAATATTCACCCACACAAAGAATATTTAATTCGCAAAGATGAAAATAAACGTTTTGCGGATAAACACAATATCCCTTTTATTGATGCGGATTACGATCGCGCTGACTGGTTTGAACGAGTAAAAGGTTTGGAACATGAGCCTGAACGTGGCGCACGTTGTACAAAATGTTTTGATATGCGTTTAGAACGCACCGCACTTTATGCTCACGAAAACGGTTTTCCTGTTATCGCCACAAGCCTTGGTATTTCACGCTGGAAAAATCAAGAACAAGTTTATGACAGCGGGCGTCGTGCTGCAAACCGCTATGATGATGTGATCTTTTGGGATTTTAACTGGCGCAAAGATGGCGGTTCAGCGCGCTCTGACCGTTTACGTAAAGAAGAACGTTTTTACAAACAAGAATATTGTGGTTGTGTTTATTCTTTACGAGATGCTAACCAATGGCGGGAAAGCCGTGGTTTAGGCAAAATTGAAATAGGGAAAACGTTCTATTCTCTTGATGAATAA
- the treB gene encoding PTS system sucrose-specific transporter subunit IIBC encodes MFGVNLRYRYPFYAAMVGSGLAAAFIAFFNVNATALGAAGLVGIASIRAGDWGMYSVGMLISFVVAFSVAIVLGLREKAKA; translated from the coding sequence ATGTTTGGTGTGAACTTACGTTATCGTTATCCATTCTATGCAGCCATGGTTGGATCTGGTTTAGCTGCCGCATTTATTGCATTTTTTAACGTAAATGCGACCGCACTTGGCGCAGCAGGTCTTGTTGGAATTGCTTCAATTCGAGCTGGTGACTGGGGAATGTACAGTGTAGGTATGCTTATTTCTTTTGTGGTAGCATTTAGTGTCGCCATCGTATTAGGTTTACGCGAAAAAGCGAAAGCGTAA
- the sacX gene encoding PTS system sucrose-specific transporter subunit IIBC produces the protein MTKIMGGETSASAEETAEKAQKQHIVQRLIKGLSEIFVPIIPAIVAGGLLMGIGNIFTAKDLFEEGKSLLELYPQYQDLANLIDTFANAPFVFLPVLLGFTATKKFGGNPYLGATLGMLLVHPALTNAYGYADALAKGNLQLWNILGLEIERVGYQGTVIPVLIAAWVLATLEKFFVKVVPSVLNNLITPLFSLFITGFLAFTIIGSFGREAGELLSSGLTWLYDSLGFVGRGVFGGLYAPIVITGMHQTFIAIETQLLASTAATFIFPISAMSNIAQSAACLAVAVLNKDAKRAV, from the coding sequence ATGACAAAAATTATGGGTGGTGAAACTTCTGCAAGTGCGGAAGAAACGGCAGAAAAAGCACAAAAACAACATATTGTTCAACGTTTAATTAAAGGTTTATCTGAAATTTTCGTTCCAATTATTCCAGCTATCGTTGCTGGCGGTTTGTTAATGGGGATTGGAAATATTTTTACAGCAAAAGATCTCTTTGAAGAAGGCAAATCTTTACTTGAACTTTATCCGCAATACCAAGATCTTGCTAACTTAATTGATACCTTTGCCAATGCCCCATTTGTGTTTTTACCAGTATTGCTCGGGTTTACGGCGACGAAAAAATTTGGTGGTAATCCGTATTTAGGTGCAACCCTTGGTATGCTTTTAGTTCACCCTGCATTGACAAATGCTTATGGATACGCAGATGCATTAGCGAAAGGCAATCTGCAATTATGGAATATTTTGGGCTTAGAGATTGAACGTGTTGGTTATCAAGGTACGGTAATTCCTGTCTTGATCGCCGCTTGGGTGTTAGCTACTCTTGAGAAATTCTTTGTGAAAGTGGTTCCATCAGTACTAAATAACCTGATTACCCCTTTATTCTCACTTTTCATCACTGGTTTCTTAGCCTTTACGATTATCGGGTCATTTGGTCGCGAAGCAGGTGAATTATTAAGTTCAGGTTTGACTTGGTTATATGACAGCCTTGGCTTTGTAGGCAGAGGTGTATTTGGTGGATTGTATGCGCCAATCGTAATTACGGGGATGCATCAAACCTTTATTGCAATTGAAACACAATTATTAGCAAGCACCGCGGCAACCTTTATTTTCCCAATTTCAGCAATGTCGAATATTGCACAAAGCGCGGCTTGTTTAGCGGTTGCGGTGTTAAATAAAGATGCAAAACGCGCGGTTTAG